In one Echinicola marina genomic region, the following are encoded:
- a CDS encoding RNA polymerase sigma factor, translated as MIPSKEIETFSISDSKYAKEMDAAAHAEQESGIWREFQQGSELALAKIFKLYAHNLFNYGRQITAHEDLVNDAIQDVFYQLIKSKHKISTANSIKYYLFSSFRRRLMRLLKQKRKMICEENIEKEGQFLMSIDPDYHSIQTMFTLDQKKVLEEACNQLPVRQREILSLYFFEGLSYKEIASVMDFSQVKSARKLLYRALDSLNTRLHKHKDILRILFVFVA; from the coding sequence ATGATACCTTCTAAAGAAATAGAAACCTTTTCAATTTCTGATAGCAAATATGCAAAAGAGATGGATGCTGCTGCACATGCAGAGCAAGAATCAGGTATTTGGAGGGAGTTTCAGCAAGGAAGCGAGTTGGCTCTGGCCAAAATTTTTAAATTATACGCCCATAATTTATTTAACTATGGACGACAAATAACGGCTCATGAGGACCTGGTAAATGATGCCATCCAAGATGTGTTTTATCAGTTGATCAAAAGTAAGCACAAGATTTCAACAGCAAATTCAATCAAATATTATTTGTTCAGTAGCTTTAGAAGGAGACTGATGAGACTTCTCAAGCAGAAGAGAAAAATGATTTGTGAGGAAAACATTGAAAAGGAAGGGCAGTTTTTGATGAGTATAGATCCAGACTATCATTCGATTCAAACCATGTTTACCTTGGATCAGAAAAAGGTGCTCGAGGAGGCCTGCAACCAACTTCCTGTTCGACAAAGGGAAATCCTAAGCTTGTATTTTTTTGAAGGATTATCCTATAAGGAGATTGCGAGCGTGATGGATTTTTCCCAAGTGAAATCCGCTAGAAAGTTGTTGTACAGGGCCCTGGATAGCCTTAACACGAGACTGCATAAACATAAGGACATTTTAAGGATATTGTTTGTTTTTGTAGCTTGA
- a CDS encoding SusC/RagA family TonB-linked outer membrane protein: MKEKLLVFKRKLLLRCFLCLAYFAGGGAGAQEAFANQQKDLESVIVSISVEDAPVQKVLRNLQQQTDFKFAYDLDQVRNTPMISLKAKQQSLLSVLEEISLKTQLTFKQINSTIHIVKDKGAVRQNNSPAKLDLIEIKGKVVDENGEPLPGATIIVEGESGSGTVTDLDGNYSIDVAEGATLVFSFIGFESKKVVVGNMNVINITLNVSTSSLEEVVVVGYGTQKKLSVVGAVDQVGQEKLEGRPVATMSQALQGVSANLIVQQRNSEPGAGINLNIRGISTLGDNSPLIVIDGVIGGDINLLNPSDIESVSVLKDAGSAAIYGSRANNGVVLITTKQGKKNSKTKVTYNGLVGVNTPKFFTDPVHGYQNAMLRNESAFNAGRSEAVFSPEEIRQIRENGDTEWFAKEIFKNAIQQNHNLSVSGGSENSTYLVSAGYTDQRSNFVGPEKGYTRYNFRMNLTNEFGRFKMSSRLAYTRRLIKDHSYSSGTLMADANRVPLYYNQKDSLGRYLTNDILQEFNPLGILEKGGFREHTDDNVFGNISGELKLTNDLKMRGVFGFNMYSNNMYARTMQVDFYPRGVYGGDRNTTDENRKGLDLNTQLMMQYDKAFSESHEISALLGVSNENHSDRGIGIYKRFTDPELGTPVTETVINPDSYNSNQSSSENSLNSLFGRVSYDFEKKYFAELSFRYDGSSKFRESKRWGFFPSASLGYRLSEEAFMSDYRNRFGEVKIRSSYGVLGNQNVGNYQYQTTFFTFQNAYGFNNAAVGGTGFNYANPNIQWERASTFNIGADLDFLDGALTLSLDYFDKVTSDILVPPAVPGVFGTSLPDFNSGKVGNKGWEITTSYRHRGDLFEHTFSFNLADSKNKVLDFQGEERLTGVEELQVLLKEGYPFNSYVGLKRDGYFQNIDEAENGPKPEGLNVQPGDNRYVDVDGNGIINDDDKYVFGNPFPRMTFGLTYNVRVKGFDLNVFAQGVGSRTMMIRGEMVEPFHYNYGMTMYEHQLDYWTPQNPDARFPRLADNGSQSNTNNFRRGSDMYLFDAAYLRLKNIQLGYTLPSSLAEKLGMQNCRAYVSGQNLFTLSKVDFVDPELSEFDNSMRSGGANSARAYPTMVYYGFGLDITF; this comes from the coding sequence ATGAAAGAAAAACTACTCGTATTCAAGAGGAAGTTGCTGTTACGCTGTTTTCTTTGTCTGGCATATTTTGCCGGGGGAGGAGCAGGTGCGCAGGAAGCTTTCGCCAATCAGCAAAAAGACCTGGAGAGTGTCATCGTTTCCATAAGCGTGGAGGACGCTCCAGTCCAAAAAGTCCTAAGGAATCTTCAACAACAGACAGATTTCAAATTTGCATACGATTTAGACCAGGTCAGGAATACGCCGATGATCAGTCTAAAAGCAAAACAGCAATCATTGCTATCTGTATTGGAGGAAATTTCCCTCAAAACGCAGTTGACTTTTAAGCAGATCAACAGCACCATCCATATTGTGAAAGATAAAGGGGCTGTAAGGCAAAATAATAGTCCTGCCAAGCTTGATTTGATAGAAATTAAAGGGAAGGTAGTGGATGAGAATGGAGAACCTTTACCCGGAGCTACTATAATTGTGGAGGGTGAATCAGGTTCAGGGACTGTGACAGATCTGGATGGAAATTATTCTATTGATGTTGCAGAAGGGGCCACATTGGTGTTTTCCTTTATTGGATTTGAGTCCAAAAAGGTGGTTGTAGGTAATATGAATGTTATCAATATTACCTTGAATGTGAGCACTTCATCTTTGGAAGAAGTAGTGGTGGTAGGCTATGGTACGCAGAAAAAGCTCAGTGTAGTGGGGGCAGTGGACCAGGTAGGTCAAGAGAAACTGGAAGGTAGGCCAGTGGCTACCATGAGCCAAGCTTTGCAGGGTGTCTCGGCAAACTTGATTGTGCAGCAGCGTAATTCCGAGCCCGGAGCTGGAATTAACTTGAATATCAGGGGAATCAGTACATTGGGAGATAATAGCCCTTTGATCGTGATCGATGGTGTTATTGGTGGTGATATTAATCTGCTAAACCCTTCCGATATAGAAAGTGTTTCGGTGCTAAAGGATGCTGGTAGTGCCGCTATCTATGGTTCCAGAGCTAATAATGGTGTGGTGCTGATCACTACAAAACAGGGGAAAAAGAATTCTAAAACTAAAGTAACCTATAATGGTCTGGTGGGCGTCAACACCCCTAAATTCTTTACAGATCCCGTTCATGGCTATCAAAATGCCATGCTCAGAAATGAGTCGGCTTTCAATGCTGGCAGAAGTGAGGCGGTATTCAGCCCTGAAGAAATCCGTCAAATTAGAGAAAATGGTGATACGGAATGGTTTGCTAAGGAAATATTTAAAAATGCCATTCAGCAAAACCATAACTTATCTGTATCCGGTGGAAGTGAAAATTCAACATACCTTGTTTCTGCAGGATATACAGATCAGCGAAGCAATTTTGTTGGGCCTGAAAAAGGCTATACCCGATATAATTTCCGCATGAACCTGACCAATGAATTTGGTAGATTCAAAATGAGCTCTAGGTTGGCTTATACCAGAAGATTGATCAAGGACCATTCCTATTCCAGTGGTACATTGATGGCTGATGCCAACAGGGTTCCGCTTTATTACAACCAGAAAGACTCATTGGGAAGGTACTTGACCAATGATATTCTTCAGGAGTTTAATCCGCTAGGCATTTTGGAAAAAGGTGGCTTCAGAGAACATACGGATGATAATGTATTTGGTAATATCAGCGGGGAACTTAAGCTGACCAATGACCTGAAAATGCGTGGTGTATTTGGATTCAATATGTATTCTAATAATATGTATGCCAGGACCATGCAGGTGGATTTTTATCCAAGAGGTGTTTATGGAGGAGATAGGAATACGACCGATGAAAACCGAAAGGGACTTGATCTCAACACGCAACTGATGATGCAGTATGATAAGGCTTTTTCTGAATCCCATGAGATCAGCGCTTTGCTAGGTGTGTCCAATGAAAACCACAGTGATCGTGGCATTGGAATCTATAAGCGTTTTACCGATCCGGAATTGGGAACACCCGTAACTGAAACAGTCATCAATCCTGATTCTTATAATTCCAACCAAAGTTCATCCGAAAACAGTTTGAATTCCTTGTTTGGGAGGGTTTCTTATGATTTTGAGAAGAAATACTTCGCAGAATTAAGTTTCCGATATGATGGCTCTTCTAAATTCAGAGAAAGTAAGCGATGGGGATTTTTCCCTTCAGCATCCTTGGGCTATCGCCTTTCGGAAGAAGCCTTTATGAGTGATTATCGTAATCGTTTTGGAGAAGTAAAAATCAGGTCTTCTTATGGGGTTTTGGGTAACCAAAATGTGGGGAATTACCAGTACCAGACTACTTTCTTTACCTTCCAAAATGCTTATGGTTTTAATAACGCGGCAGTAGGAGGCACAGGATTTAATTATGCCAATCCCAATATTCAATGGGAGAGGGCTTCCACCTTCAATATCGGTGCAGACCTTGACTTTTTGGATGGAGCCTTGACCTTGAGCTTGGATTATTTTGATAAAGTAACATCTGATATTTTGGTGCCACCAGCCGTACCAGGCGTGTTTGGGACTTCCTTACCGGATTTTAACAGTGGAAAAGTAGGCAACAAAGGTTGGGAAATTACCACTTCTTACAGACACCGCGGAGATTTATTTGAACATACTTTCTCATTCAATCTGGCTGATTCCAAAAACAAAGTGTTGGACTTCCAAGGAGAAGAAAGACTTACTGGAGTGGAAGAACTCCAAGTGCTGCTGAAGGAAGGGTATCCATTCAATTCCTATGTGGGATTAAAAAGAGACGGTTACTTCCAGAATATAGACGAAGCAGAAAATGGACCAAAGCCTGAAGGCTTGAATGTGCAGCCAGGAGACAACCGCTATGTGGATGTGGATGGCAATGGTATCATCAATGATGATGACAAATATGTTTTTGGCAACCCTTTCCCAAGAATGACCTTTGGACTTACTTATAATGTTCGTGTGAAGGGTTTTGACCTGAATGTATTCGCCCAGGGAGTAGGTAGCAGAACCATGATGATCCGTGGGGAAATGGTGGAACCTTTCCATTATAATTACGGCATGACCATGTATGAGCACCAGTTGGATTACTGGACACCTCAAAATCCAGATGCACGTTTTCCAAGATTAGCGGATAATGGCAGTCAGTCCAATACCAATAATTTCCGAAGAGGCTCTGATATGTACTTGTTTGATGCAGCTTACCTCCGTTTGAAAAATATACAGTTGGGCTATACCCTTCCTAGTAGTTTGGCAGAAAAGCTAGGGATGCAAAATTGCCGCGCATACGTTTCTGGCCAAAACCTGTTTACCCTTTCCAAGGTGGACTTTGTGGATCCGGAATTGTCGGAATTTGATAACAGCATGAGAAGCGGTGGCGCCAATAGTGCCCGTGCTTATCCCACCATGGTGTATTACGGTTTTGGATTGGACATCACATTTTAA
- a CDS encoding RagB/SusD family nutrient uptake outer membrane protein, protein MKKLSNYTIILSACCTLFWTGCKELDLAPENTFTDLTYWTSEAKAQSMLNTAYSQMFDSNRFFYNEGASDNAYNGRGDNAGAASLAAGTYDPSLGRLQSQWDNNYSAIKTCNILLENIDNVEEMDESVRERMKAEARFIRAYQHFQLTTWFGDVPLLERDITIEEAQSVSRTPKSQVLDFIISELADISGILPTQQELAAAERGRITSGAAMALKARVHLYEGQWQQVVETTEPLIFGDDYGSYGLFPSYEGLFMPENEYNQEDILSMQYVPQFRTWGQFFDMAPLSAGARLNALAPTQELVDSYLMENGLPINDPNSGYDEGNPYVRRDPRLKATIVYHLYEWEDNGETHTIYIKPGTDPDESAPDEYVPGSSSTTTGYYTRKYFDPSRITQFASGLNLMLFRYADVLLMYAEAKNELNQMDQTTWDQTIGALRERAGFEVSTALDFDADLGQNGWREVIRNERRVELAMEGLRVFDIRRWRIAEEVLNGWAHGAQFGPPAEDNGYLRVNLRSFDPSKHYLWPIPRDERNLNPNLTQNTGWE, encoded by the coding sequence ATGAAAAAACTAAGTAACTATACAATCATTTTATCGGCATGCTGTACCCTGTTTTGGACAGGATGCAAGGAATTGGATTTGGCACCCGAAAATACCTTTACCGATTTGACCTATTGGACTTCGGAAGCCAAAGCGCAAAGTATGCTGAATACAGCCTATTCGCAGATGTTTGACAGCAACCGCTTTTTTTATAATGAAGGTGCATCGGACAATGCCTATAATGGACGTGGAGATAATGCAGGAGCGGCTTCCTTGGCCGCAGGAACTTATGATCCCTCATTGGGTCGCCTGCAAAGCCAATGGGACAATAATTACAGCGCCATCAAAACCTGTAATATCCTATTGGAAAATATAGATAATGTCGAAGAGATGGATGAAAGTGTGCGGGAGCGCATGAAAGCAGAAGCTCGCTTTATCCGTGCTTATCAGCATTTTCAGTTGACGACTTGGTTTGGAGATGTGCCTTTATTGGAAAGGGATATTACTATTGAGGAAGCCCAGTCCGTTAGTAGGACTCCAAAAAGCCAAGTACTGGATTTTATCATAAGTGAGCTTGCGGATATTAGCGGTATTCTTCCGACGCAACAGGAATTGGCAGCGGCTGAAAGAGGTAGAATTACCAGTGGCGCAGCAATGGCCCTTAAGGCCAGAGTGCACCTTTATGAAGGACAATGGCAGCAAGTGGTTGAAACAACAGAACCATTGATCTTTGGGGATGACTATGGTAGCTATGGTTTGTTTCCCTCTTATGAAGGCTTATTTATGCCCGAAAATGAATACAATCAGGAAGATATCCTGAGCATGCAATATGTGCCACAGTTCCGCACTTGGGGACAGTTTTTTGATATGGCTCCCTTATCTGCTGGAGCCCGTCTCAATGCCCTGGCACCTACTCAGGAATTGGTCGACAGCTATTTGATGGAAAATGGCCTGCCGATCAATGATCCGAATTCCGGCTATGACGAGGGAAATCCATATGTCCGTCGTGATCCAAGGTTAAAAGCCACTATTGTCTATCATCTCTATGAGTGGGAAGACAATGGAGAAACCCATACCATTTATATCAAACCAGGAACTGATCCTGATGAATCTGCACCGGATGAATATGTGCCAGGGTCTTCGTCTACGACGACCGGTTATTATACCCGTAAGTATTTTGACCCTTCCCGTATTACCCAGTTTGCCTCTGGGCTTAACCTGATGCTCTTCAGGTATGCAGATGTATTGTTGATGTATGCGGAAGCCAAAAACGAATTGAACCAAATGGATCAAACTACTTGGGATCAAACGATCGGTGCATTGAGGGAAAGGGCTGGTTTTGAGGTATCGACTGCTTTGGATTTTGATGCTGACTTAGGACAAAACGGCTGGAGAGAGGTCATCCGAAACGAACGCCGGGTAGAGCTGGCCATGGAAGGCTTGAGGGTGTTTGATATCAGAAGATGGCGCATAGCAGAAGAGGTGTTGAATGGTTGGGCACATGGGGCACAGTTTGGGCCACCAGCTGAAGATAATGGCTATCTCCGTGTCAATTTGAGATCTTTTGATCCTTCCAAGCATTACTTATGGCCGATTCCACGCGATGAACGAAACCTCAATCCTAATTTAACCCAAAATACTGGTTGGGAATAA
- a CDS encoding FecR family protein, which yields MKFDPNTESDFLKNPLFLKWIKTPNAELDRFWQAWGKKHPEKAPMMLRAKELSKSLRWKNKYSMDEQDYDKMLDNLILFNAKYEHQHKIKNIHGTGEAGRLKWWWAAAASLLLLGFLSLRYFEPVGDSNDDEPEIIWITKAAAKGVKKIVHLPDGSEVTLNSDSEIRYPSSFETERTVELNGQAFFDVVKNPELPFMVRSGELKTTVLGTSFDISAYPQDQEFHVAVVTGKVKVDTENGVTAMITPDEATFYDTEKRSLTKGTYDYNHLIGWKERVLKFQEEPYARVFERLSRWYNISFDFNNGTVFPGKYSGEFKNESLENVLKGMQYSLGFDYVIKDGKVKINQK from the coding sequence ATGAAATTTGACCCAAATACTGAATCCGATTTTTTGAAAAATCCTCTTTTTCTGAAGTGGATAAAGACCCCCAATGCAGAATTGGATAGGTTTTGGCAAGCTTGGGGCAAGAAGCATCCGGAAAAGGCTCCAATGATGTTAAGGGCCAAGGAACTTTCCAAATCCTTGAGATGGAAAAACAAATATTCCATGGATGAGCAGGATTATGATAAGATGTTGGACAACCTGATCCTGTTCAATGCCAAATATGAGCATCAACATAAAATAAAGAATATACATGGCACGGGAGAAGCTGGTAGGCTTAAATGGTGGTGGGCTGCTGCGGCATCATTGCTGCTTTTGGGCTTTTTGTCATTGCGCTATTTTGAGCCTGTAGGAGATTCAAATGACGATGAACCAGAGATCATATGGATTACGAAAGCGGCGGCAAAAGGTGTGAAGAAAATAGTTCATTTGCCAGATGGTTCTGAAGTAACCCTCAATTCGGACAGTGAAATCCGATATCCTTCCAGTTTCGAGACGGAGCGTACGGTTGAATTGAATGGTCAGGCATTTTTTGATGTGGTCAAGAATCCCGAACTGCCTTTTATGGTACGAAGTGGTGAGCTAAAGACCACTGTGTTAGGGACTTCATTTGATATCAGTGCCTATCCCCAAGATCAGGAGTTTCATGTGGCAGTAGTAACAGGGAAAGTTAAGGTGGACACAGAAAATGGAGTAACTGCCATGATTACTCCTGATGAGGCTACTTTTTATGATACCGAAAAGCGATCCCTTACTAAAGGGACCTATGATTATAACCATTTGATCGGCTGGAAAGAAAGGGTGCTGAAGTTTCAGGAAGAACCTTATGCGCGTGTTTTCGAGCGTTTATCCAGGTGGTATAATATAAGTTTTGACTTTAATAATGGAACTGTTTTCCCTGGAAAATACAGTGGTGAATTTAAAAATGAAAGCCTTGAGAATGTGCTGAAAGGTATGCAGTATTCTTTGGGTTTTGACTATGTGATCAAGGATGGAAAAGTAAAAATCAATCAAAAATAA